One Camelina sativa cultivar DH55 chromosome 3, Cs, whole genome shotgun sequence genomic window carries:
- the LOC104767299 gene encoding lysine-specific demethylase JMJ25-like isoform X2: protein MSANEQIRSNGNGNGEGILGIPDDLRCKRSDGKQWRCTAKSMPDKTVCEKHYIQAKKRAANSAIRANQKKAKRRSSLGETDTYSEGKIDDFELPITSIEHYNNGHASASKDNGGRLHKRHKTTLMHYSPETPMMRSFSPRVAVDLNHELLARDDGMFEESYRSYRAPPSVSIMDPSRNRSHQSMSPMEYSAASTDASTESMGEICHQCQRKDRDRIISCLKCNQRSFCKTCISTRYSEISLEEVTEVCPACRGLCDCKPCLRSDNTIKVQIREIPVLEKLQYLYRLLSAVLPVIKQIHLEQCAEVELEKRLRGAEIDLVRARLKADEQMCCNVCRIPVVDYYRHCSTCSYDLCLRCCQDLREESSVEISGTNHIIGEITRVPKLKLNFSDKFPEWEANGDGSIPCPPKEYGGCGSHSLNLARIFKMNWVAKLVKNAEEIVNGCKVSDLRNVELCDSRFRKFAEREESDDNYVYSPSIETIKSDGVANFEQQWADGRLVTVRKVLDDSSCSRWDPETIWRDIDEISEEKLREHDPFLKAINCLDGSEVDVRLGEFTKAFRDGKNQETGLPLLWKLKDWPSPSASEEFIFYQRPEFIRRFPFLEYIHPRLGLLNVAAKLPHYSLQNDAGPKIYVSCGTYQGIDANDSLTSIFHYSMRDMVYLLVHTSEETTVERVRETNPDPGESDQKMDVNESLLSPEEKLRNGELHDLSLGGVNTEKKESEMILTVNPEDKNLDHNMDSRCTSSCAGGAQWDVFRRQDVPKLAEYLQKTLQKPDNVQTDFVSRPLYEGSFLNEQHKRQLKDEFGVEPWTFEQHRGEAIFIPAGCPFQMRNFQSNVQVALDFLCPESVGESARLAEEIRCLPNDHEAKVQILEIGKISLYAASSAIKDVQKLVLDPKFGVELGFEDPNLTKAVSRNLDKAIKPAAANQLNLNQSRFV from the exons ATGAGTGCTAATGAGCAGATTCGATCCAATGGCAATGGCAATGGTGAGGGTATTCTTGGGATTCCAGATGATCTACGGTGCAAGAGATCAGATGGTAAACAGTGGAGATGCACTGCAAAGTCCATGCCTGATAAGACTGTTTGTGAGAAGCACTACATCCAGGCTAAGAAGCGGGCTGCTAATTCTGCTATCCGTGCTAACCAGAAGAAAGCCAAAAGGAGATCATCGTTAGGCGAAACAGATACATATTCTGAAGGAAAGATTGATGATTTCGAGTTACCCATCACTAGCATTGAGCACTATAACAACGGTCACGCCTCTGCTTCCAAGGATAATGGTGGTAGATTACATAAGAGACATAAAACAACCCTGATGCATTACTCTCCCGAGACACCAATGATGAGGAGTTTTTCTCCACGTGTTGCTGTTGATTTGAACCATGAGTTGTTGGCTAGAGATGATGGAATGTTTGAAGAGAGCTACAGATCTTATAGAGCACCACCTTCTGTTTCTATTATGGATCCGTCACGCAACAGGTCACACCAAAGCATGAGTCCAATG GAATACTCAGCAGCAAGCACAGATGCGTCTACAGAGTCTATGGGGGAAATCTGCCATCAATGCCAGAGAAAAGACAGAGATAGAATCATTTCTTGCCTCAAATGCAATCAAAGATCCTTCTGCAAAACTTGTATATCGACAAG GTACTCGGAGATATCACTTGAAGAAGTTACGGAAGTTTGCCCTGCGTGTCGTGGTTTGTGTGATTGCAAACCTTGCCTGCGTTCTGATAATACCATAAAG GTACAGATCCGGGAGATACCTGTTTTGGAGAAGTTGCAGTATCTTTATCGTCTATTATCAGCTGTCCTTCCAGTCATAAAGCAGATCCATCTTGAACAATGTGCAGAAGTAGAACTAGAGAAGAGGCTTCGTG GAGCTGAGATTGATCTTGTCAGGGCAAGATTGAAAGCAGATGAGCAGATGTGCTG CAACGTGTGTCGGATACCAGTGGTTGACTACTACCGTCATTGTTCGACCTGCTCATATGACCTGTGCCTGAGATGCTGTCAAGATCTACGGGAAGAGTCTTCAGTTGAGATCAGTGGAACTAATCATATCATAGGAGAGATAACAAGAGTTCCTAAACTAAAGTTAAACTTTTCAGACAAGTTTCCTGAGTGGGAAGCCAATGGTGATGGGAGCATCCCCTGCCCCCCTAAGGAGTATGGAGGCTGCGGTTCCCATTCTTTGAACCTCGCTCGCATTTTCAAGATGAATTGGGTTGCAAAGCTTGTGAAAAATGCTGAGGAGATTGTTAACGGCTGCAAAGTATCTGATCTTCGGAACGTTGAATTGTGTGACTCCAGATTCCGCAAATTTgctgagagagaagagagcgaTGACAATTACGTGTACAGCCCGTCGATTGAAACGATCAAATCTGATGGAGTAGCTAATTTTGAGCAACAATGGGCAGATGGTCGGCTTGTTACTGTTAGAAAGGTACTTGATGACTCATCTTGCTCTAGGTGGGATCCTGAGACTATTTGGAGGGATATAGACGAGATTTCCGAGGAGAAATTGAGAGAACATGATCCATTCTTGAAGGCCATAAATTGCTTGGATGGGTCAGAG GTTGATGTAAGACTTGGAGAGTTTACAAAAGCATTTAGAGATGGAAAAAACCAAGAGACAGGTCTTCCCCTATTGTGGAAGTTGAAGGACTGGCCGAGCCCAAGTGCTTCTGAGGAGTTTATTTTCTACCAAAGACCAGAGTTTATCAGAAGATTTCCATTTCTCGAGTACATACATCCCCGGTTAGGCCTTCTGAACGTGGCAGCCAAGTTGCCTCATTACTCGCTCCAAAACGATGCAGGTCCAAAGATTTATGTGTCTTGTGGGACATACCAAGGAATTGATGCTAATGATTCATTGACCAGTATTTTTCACTACAGCATGCGTGACATG GTATACCTCTTGGTGCACACATCTGAAGAAACAACAGTcgaaagagtgagagagacaaATCCCGATCCAGGAGAATCCGACCAGAAGATGGACGTAAATGAGTCACTTCTTAGCCCTGAGGAAAAGTTAAGGAACGGAGAGTTACATGATCTATCACTTGGTGGAGTGAATACTGAGAAGAAGGAATCTGAGATGATCTTGACTGTGAATCCAGAGGACAAAAATCTCGATCACAACATGGACTCTCGTTGCACGTCTTCTTGTGCAGGAGGAGCCCAGTGGGATGTCTTTCGACGCCAAGACGTCCCAAAGCTGGCCGAGTATTTGCAGAAAACATTACAGAAGCCTGATAATGTTCAGACTGATTTT GTGTCACGCCCGTTGTATGAAGGATCGTTCTTAAATGAACAACACAAGAGACAACTAAAAGACGAGTTTG GAGTTGAGCCATGGACGTTTGAGCAACATCGTGGTGAGGCTATCTTCATTCCGGCTGGATGTCCGTTTCAAATGAGGAATTTTCag TCGAATGTTCAGGTGGCACTCGACTTCTTGTGCCCTGAAAGCGTTGGAGAGTCAGCAAGACTAGCTGAAGAAATCCGTTGTTTACCGAACGACCACGAGGCTAAAGTTCAgattttagag ATCGGAAAGATATCGCTATACGCAGCTAGCTCAGCCATCAAAGATGTTCAGAAACTGGTCTTGGATCCAAA ATTTGGAGTAGAGCTTGGTTTTGAGGACCCTAACTTAACCAAAGCAGTCTCTCGCAACTTGGACAAGGCAATCAAGCCGGCCGCAGCAAACCAGCTGAACTTAAATCAGTCAAGATTTGTATAG
- the LOC104767299 gene encoding lysine-specific demethylase JMJ25-like isoform X1 — MSANEQIRSNGNGNGEGILGIPDDLRCKRSDGKQWRCTAKSMPDKTVCEKHYIQAKKRAANSAIRANQKKAKRRSSLGETDTYSEGKIDDFELPITSIEHYNNGHASASKDNGGRLHKRHKTTLMHYSPETPMMRSFSPRVAVDLNHELLARDDGMFEESYRSYRAPPSVSIMDPSRNRSHQSMSPMEYSAASTDASTESMGEICHQCQRKDRDRIISCLKCNQRSFCKTCISTRYSEISLEEVTEVCPACRGLCDCKPCLRSDNTIKVQIREIPVLEKLQYLYRLLSAVLPVIKQIHLEQCAEVELEKRLRGAEIDLVRARLKADEQMCCNVCRIPVVDYYRHCSTCSYDLCLRCCQDLREESSVEISGTNHIIGEITRVPKLKLNFSDKFPEWEANGDGSIPCPPKEYGGCGSHSLNLARIFKMNWVAKLVKNAEEIVNGCKVSDLRNVELCDSRFRKFAEREESDDNYVYSPSIETIKSDGVANFEQQWADGRLVTVRKVLDDSSCSRWDPETIWRDIDEISEEKLREHDPFLKAINCLDGSEVDVRLGEFTKAFRDGKNQETGLPLLWKLKDWPSPSASEEFIFYQRPEFIRRFPFLEYIHPRLGLLNVAAKLPHYSLQNDAGPKIYVSCGTYQGIDANDSLTSIFHYSMRDMVYLLVHTSEETTVERVRETNPDPGESDQKMDVNESLLSPEEKLRNGELHDLSLGGVNTEKKESEMILTVNPEDKNLDHNMDSRCTSSCAGGAQWDVFRRQDVPKLAEYLQKTLQKPDNVQTDFVSRPLYEGSFLNEQHKRQLKDEFGVEPWTFEQHRGEAIFIPAGCPFQMRNFQSNVQVALDFLCPESVGESARLAEEIRCLPNDHEAKVQILEIGKISLYAASSAIKDVQKLVLDPKFGVELGFEDPNLTKAVSRNLDKAIKPAAANQLNLNQSRFV; from the exons ATGAGTGCTAATGAGCAGATTCGATCCAATGGCAATGGCAATGGTGAGGGTATTCTTGGGATTCCAGATGATCTACGGTGCAAGAGATCAGATGGTAAACAGTGGAGATGCACTGCAAAGTCCATGCCTGATAAGACTGTTTGTGAGAAGCACTACATCCAGGCTAAGAAGCGGGCTGCTAATTCTGCTATCCGTGCTAACCAGAAGAAAGCCAAAAGGAGATCATCGTTAGGCGAAACAGATACATATTCTGAAGGAAAGATTGATGATTTCGAGTTACCCATCACTAGCATTGAGCACTATAACAACGGTCACGCCTCTGCTTCCAAGGATAATGGTGGTAGATTACATAAGAGACATAAAACAACCCTGATGCATTACTCTCCCGAGACACCAATGATGAGGAGTTTTTCTCCACGTGTTGCTGTTGATTTGAACCATGAGTTGTTGGCTAGAGATGATGGAATGTTTGAAGAGAGCTACAGATCTTATAGAGCACCACCTTCTGTTTCTATTATGGATCCGTCACGCAACAGGTCACACCAAAGCATGAGTCCAATG GAATACTCAGCAGCAAGCACAGATGCGTCTACAGAGTCTATGGGGGAAATCTGCCATCAATGCCAGAGAAAAGACAGAGATAGAATCATTTCTTGCCTCAAATGCAATCAAAGATCCTTCTGCAAAACTTGTATATCGACAAG GTACTCGGAGATATCACTTGAAGAAGTTACGGAAGTTTGCCCTGCGTGTCGTG GTTTGTGTGATTGCAAACCTTGCCTGCGTTCTGATAATACCATAAAG GTACAGATCCGGGAGATACCTGTTTTGGAGAAGTTGCAGTATCTTTATCGTCTATTATCAGCTGTCCTTCCAGTCATAAAGCAGATCCATCTTGAACAATGTGCAGAAGTAGAACTAGAGAAGAGGCTTCGTG GAGCTGAGATTGATCTTGTCAGGGCAAGATTGAAAGCAGATGAGCAGATGTGCTG CAACGTGTGTCGGATACCAGTGGTTGACTACTACCGTCATTGTTCGACCTGCTCATATGACCTGTGCCTGAGATGCTGTCAAGATCTACGGGAAGAGTCTTCAGTTGAGATCAGTGGAACTAATCATATCATAGGAGAGATAACAAGAGTTCCTAAACTAAAGTTAAACTTTTCAGACAAGTTTCCTGAGTGGGAAGCCAATGGTGATGGGAGCATCCCCTGCCCCCCTAAGGAGTATGGAGGCTGCGGTTCCCATTCTTTGAACCTCGCTCGCATTTTCAAGATGAATTGGGTTGCAAAGCTTGTGAAAAATGCTGAGGAGATTGTTAACGGCTGCAAAGTATCTGATCTTCGGAACGTTGAATTGTGTGACTCCAGATTCCGCAAATTTgctgagagagaagagagcgaTGACAATTACGTGTACAGCCCGTCGATTGAAACGATCAAATCTGATGGAGTAGCTAATTTTGAGCAACAATGGGCAGATGGTCGGCTTGTTACTGTTAGAAAGGTACTTGATGACTCATCTTGCTCTAGGTGGGATCCTGAGACTATTTGGAGGGATATAGACGAGATTTCCGAGGAGAAATTGAGAGAACATGATCCATTCTTGAAGGCCATAAATTGCTTGGATGGGTCAGAG GTTGATGTAAGACTTGGAGAGTTTACAAAAGCATTTAGAGATGGAAAAAACCAAGAGACAGGTCTTCCCCTATTGTGGAAGTTGAAGGACTGGCCGAGCCCAAGTGCTTCTGAGGAGTTTATTTTCTACCAAAGACCAGAGTTTATCAGAAGATTTCCATTTCTCGAGTACATACATCCCCGGTTAGGCCTTCTGAACGTGGCAGCCAAGTTGCCTCATTACTCGCTCCAAAACGATGCAGGTCCAAAGATTTATGTGTCTTGTGGGACATACCAAGGAATTGATGCTAATGATTCATTGACCAGTATTTTTCACTACAGCATGCGTGACATG GTATACCTCTTGGTGCACACATCTGAAGAAACAACAGTcgaaagagtgagagagacaaATCCCGATCCAGGAGAATCCGACCAGAAGATGGACGTAAATGAGTCACTTCTTAGCCCTGAGGAAAAGTTAAGGAACGGAGAGTTACATGATCTATCACTTGGTGGAGTGAATACTGAGAAGAAGGAATCTGAGATGATCTTGACTGTGAATCCAGAGGACAAAAATCTCGATCACAACATGGACTCTCGTTGCACGTCTTCTTGTGCAGGAGGAGCCCAGTGGGATGTCTTTCGACGCCAAGACGTCCCAAAGCTGGCCGAGTATTTGCAGAAAACATTACAGAAGCCTGATAATGTTCAGACTGATTTT GTGTCACGCCCGTTGTATGAAGGATCGTTCTTAAATGAACAACACAAGAGACAACTAAAAGACGAGTTTG GAGTTGAGCCATGGACGTTTGAGCAACATCGTGGTGAGGCTATCTTCATTCCGGCTGGATGTCCGTTTCAAATGAGGAATTTTCag TCGAATGTTCAGGTGGCACTCGACTTCTTGTGCCCTGAAAGCGTTGGAGAGTCAGCAAGACTAGCTGAAGAAATCCGTTGTTTACCGAACGACCACGAGGCTAAAGTTCAgattttagag ATCGGAAAGATATCGCTATACGCAGCTAGCTCAGCCATCAAAGATGTTCAGAAACTGGTCTTGGATCCAAA ATTTGGAGTAGAGCTTGGTTTTGAGGACCCTAACTTAACCAAAGCAGTCTCTCGCAACTTGGACAAGGCAATCAAGCCGGCCGCAGCAAACCAGCTGAACTTAAATCAGTCAAGATTTGTATAG